A stretch of DNA from Aspergillus flavus chromosome 3, complete sequence:
AAGTAACTGCAAGTACCCTGAAAGCAGTATATCGGCATACAGGGATTGATCAAAGGAAATCACTTCTGTGGCTTGCTATACCAACGCCGGGCCATGAACAGcacaaagagaagaaaggaaattgaCAAACCTGGCCGATTCATGATGTGATACAAGCTTCTAAAGACTGTCTATTTAAGGTAGATATTGTAATTCGGAAATCCAAGAGAAAGTTAACACAAAGAGTCTGGGGAGGTATTGAAATCACCAGTGCTTCAAAGGATCTCTGCCCACTCTCATGCGACGGATACTGGAAGGTGGAGTGGCTGCAAACGCGCGCTTCCCTGTACGCACGGGCCATCTTAGCCGCCATTTGGCGCTGCTTGGTTCCGTAACTGGTAAGGTTTCTAGATGTTAAGGTCTCTTTCCAAGGGCCAACCCTCACTCATTTGCTTGGTTTGAAATTGATCCATAGGGATAATCAAGATGGGCAATAAGACCAAAGGCTTAACCCCATTTCATTATCTCTTCTTGATTATCCAATTGGAGAACAACCTCGTTACACTGTTCTAGTAGCTTTGGAATCCCGTCCCGCACCTGGCAATAGGTTTATATGGGAACAAAGAACAACCGGATTCGTGTCGATAGTATTAAGCTCACTTGACAATTACTAACAACCCATAGGATCAGGAACAGAGCCGCAGTAGGTTGCCGCGACGGAGCGTCACACACGGCAAGCGGCTGTTTAGTCACGTGGTTTACCCGCCGAAAAGTCCACTCGTTCCGTTAGCTTCTCGAGTCGGAGACCGCAGGCGTTCTACGAGTCTTCCTGTTGAAGGCTACCTCGAAACCACAATGCATCGCCAATCGGTTGCGCGACTTGCTCGCCAGTGCGGGGGCCTTCCGCTGGCCGAATTGCCTCCTCCTTACCTTGCGCCGTCCCTTCATTTCTCCCGGATTCAGTGCTCGAACTTTTCGTCGACCGCTGTCGCCGCTGGCCATGGACGTGATCTGAGCAAGTCACGCGGTGTGTCCGCCATTCACCGTACCGGGCCCAAGTTTAAGCTGGGCGTCTCAAAATACCCTTTGCCCAAGCCTGTCTCGCCGGAATCACTCGATAAGCGTCATCCTACTCCGGATCATGGCCTTTGGGGATTCTTCCCTCCGGATCATCAGGCACTTAGCACGCCAAAATACGATCATGCGCATGGTTAGTCCACTCTCCTTCGGCTTTTCTGAGGGGGGGCCAAGAAAAAAGTATCTACTGTGCACGGGGTGATGCTCACCATCCGTTGTTTAGGCCGCTCCTGGTCGATTCAGGAACTCCGTGAGAAGTCCTGGGAGGATCTCCATGCTCTTTGGTGGGTCTGTGTCAAGGAGCGTAATCGCATAGCCACTTCCCAACTGGAAAGACAGCGACTGAAGGCTGGTTACGGAGAATGGGAGCTTGATAACCGGGACCGGACGGTGAGTTCTTTTCCTACTCAGAAAGCTTCGGGATATTATATGCCTCTATACATTGGCAACGCTGTACTGGATATTGATCTAGCATGCTGAATTGCGAGGCTTCACCCCACTTTTGGGGTTTAAGCTAGTCCATGGAGATCGGGACACTAACGTTTGCTCTTGACAGATCCGCGTTACACAAAAGAGCATCAAGCACGTTCTCCGGGAAAGATGGTATGCCTGGGAAGACGCCCAGAAATTGTACAACAGTGGTTACCGGCCACAGGAAGAGGGTGCTGAAGAGGCATCGAGCACGGCATAATTTGGATAGAGCGTTACAGTTTCCTGAAATGGATTGTAAGGGCTCCTGTCGCAGATTAGTTCTGTGTATGTAGTATTATCACTCTGTATTAGTCCAATTGATTTCATATGACTTGTGATCTAGTTCAGATGCTTCATGGAGATGAGCACCGAAAAGGGGGGTGGATTTGTCGACCAGTCTATAGTCTTTCCAGGTCCAGATCGTATACTTTCCCACCCGAATAATTCAATAGTGCTGGGGTTGCCTGATTAGGGGTTAAGGTAAAGGTACTTActtatgtatatatattaatcgGCATCTATATACTCCTTTGAATCCACGATCTCCACAGATTATGTGGTTCATCCGATGGGAAAAGGGGTAAAAACGATTCAGGAGGTTTACGTATCTAGAATCATGATTTTATCCTATTTTGTCCTATTTTAGtgtattttttctttttcgttttccTTTCGTTTACTAACTTCTCCCAGTACTAGTAAGAGAATTATTATCTTCCATGACTATTCTGGAAAAGTCGACTCCTTAACCATCACCCTGAGATGGGAGGTTATTTGGATCGGTGGATCCTTTAATTAGTTGAGGGGGaagggtacggagtaccgaataataaaactaataataataataataataataataataaatcgTTGCTCACGAGTGATCCGCGGGGGATGGTTCAAAGTAGTTAAGAGTAAGTAATAGACTAACTAGTAGACTACCTGACGGCCTGACCCAGAAGGTTGAAGGACCTCCTTTCAAAACACAAACTCACCGCtcccattcattcattctccGTCTCCGCATCCTCCCACTTCACCACTTCACTCTACTTTTTCCACCGAACTTTTGTTTAGTCTCATTTACATTGAAACTCTTCTCATTTCCCGCTTCTCGTGATATCCTACATCATATTCCACCATGGATGAGATCGCCCCCGAatatgatgttgttgttctcGGCACTGGTATGTGCTACTAAAGCTGCTACCCCGCCGCTCAACAAGCTGGACTAACACCCCTCTCAGGCCTGACCGAGTGTGTGCTTTCTGGGTATGCACTCGCTTCTATTTCCTAATGACATTTTTAGGTCACTTATTGATCAATATATAGTGTTCTGAGTGTCAAGGGAAATAAGGTTCTTCACATTGATCGCAATGATCACTACGGAGGGTAAGTATTCTTCTGACAGCTGTGCTGGGAAGCTATTCCGCCCGTCACACGTCACCCCCCCGCTAACATTTCGAAATAGAGAGGCTGCTTCCGTGAACATCGAAACAGTAAGTTCTGATAAACACGCCATGTGCACGATGTGCTAattctgtttcttttgcaCTACGCAGCTTTTCAAGAAATACGGCAACGTCCGCCCCGGCGAAGAGCCATGGAAGAAGTATGGACGGGTCAATGACTGGAACATTGACCTGGTCCCCAAGCTGCTGATGGCCAACGGCGAGTTGACGAATATCCTGGTTTCCACCGATGTCACACGTTACCTCGAGTTCAAGCAGATTGCCGGCAGCTACGTCCAACAAGGAAAGAGCCCCAAGGCCACTGTGGCGAAGGTTCCTTCAGATGCCAACGAAGCACTTCGTTCATCTCTCATGGGCATGTTCGAGAAGCGGAGGGCCAAGAAATTTCTCGAATGGGTTGGCGAATTCAAGGAAGACGACCCTAGTACTCACCAGGGTTCGTGATCTGGGTCGGGGTGTTTGCATCGTCATGACTGCTAACATAGTATAGGCTTGAACATTGCTCAGTGCACCATGAAGGAAGTCTATGACAAATTCAGCTTGGAAGAAAACACTCGTGACTTCATTGGCCACTCCATGGCCCTGTATCAGTCCGACGACTATATTGGAAAGAGTGGAATGGCCGCCGATGCCATCAACCGCATCCGCTTGTACGTGAACTCTATGGCCCGCTACGGCAAGTCGCCCTACATCTACCCGCTCTACGGTCTGGGTGAGCTCCCTCAGGGCTTCGCTCGTTTGTCTGCTATCTACGGAGGTACCTACATGCTTAACACCAACATCGATGAGGTCCTCTATGAGAACGGCAAGGTTTCTGGAATCAAGGCCACCATGAAGGATCGGGATGACAGCGGCGAAACCATGAGCttcaccaccaagaccaagaagatTCTGGCCGACCCATCTTATTTCCCTAGCAAGGCCAAGGTTACCGGATACTTGCTGAAGGCGATCTGCATCCTGAAGCACCCCATCGACAAGACGGACGGTAGCGACTCTCTGCAGCTGATCATTCCCCAGTCGCAGGTTGGAAGAAAGCACGGTAAGTGTTTTAACAGTATATGAaggacgaagatgacgattTTTGCTGATACTGTCTAGATATCTACATCGCTATGGTTTCATCGGCACACAACGTTTGCCCCAAGGGCTACTATATCGCTATTGTCTCGACCATTGCTGAGTCTGATGCTAACCACCACATTGAGCTGGAGCCTGGCTTTGAGCGCTTGGGTGAGATTGAGGAGAAGTTCTTCGGTCCCCCCATTCCGCTCTACGAGCCTCTGGAGAGCGGTGAGAACGacaacatcttcatctccaAGAGCTACGATGCTACATCTCATTTTGAAACCACAACAGGTAAGCCACGCCTTCATAACCCCAAGGGGGGCGGGTGAAGAAAGCTCGGTTCGGTGAGACTAACATGATATCAGCCGATGTTCGTGATATTTATCGCCGTGCGACAGGTGAAGAACTAGTCGTTGAAGGCCTCCGGGAGGATCAGCGGCTTGCCCAGGAGTAAATACGCTGTCATCGCATTTGAGAATTAGGTAATATATCATTGCTTTGGATGTTTTAACTTGAGCCATAATTCCTTTTGGACTTTCTTTACCTTTTCTTAGCCTCTTTTGCATCCTCCAGACATGGCAATCTTGGAGACAGTACATTCCCTCCACTTTTGGTATATATGATGTACCCATAAGATAAGTAGACACCGGGTGCCTTTGAAGATCCTGAGGGTCCGGTGCTATGTTCTCCTACTCAGACCGTCAAAAACAAGATGTAATGTTGCATGTTCAAGTCATCGCGCTCAATCTACACAGTATATTCTAACCGCCGCGtccaagaagaaatcaaacaCATGTATGACGGTAGAATCAGATTCTCCCACCCCCCTCGGGATCCGTATTGGCTTTCTCATGTTCACCCACCACACAGACAGAGCCATCATCAGCTCGTTGGATCTCCGCGCGCAGCAGCGCCAACCGCTTCCCCGTGTGGATCACCTCGCATACTAGTCGGATCTCGAGGCCTTTAGGGAGCGGGCGCAGGTACGTCACTCTGAGGTTCCGACTCACTCCACCTAAGGAAAAGTATCCCGGTTTGGAGAGACCCAGGAGGAGCGTGGTAGATAGAATATCAATCAACGTAGCAGCGCAGCCCCCGTGGAGTGTTCCCACGTAATTACACATCTTGGGGGTTACATTCAACAGGAATGAGACTCGGGCTGGGGGGCCCTGAGTTGCGGATTCAAAGCGAAGATCGGCAGCAGTCGAATCAATATCCCAGCGCTAGTTTACATCAGCGACTGACGTACAGGTTAAATTTCTGGGTGGAATGAGacctcttcgtcatctttcATGTTCATGCCATTAGAGTAATGAAAAACGAGGTCTTCGAATTCATCTAGTTTCCTGGCTGGGGCGCGGACCGGCATTATGAACGTATTAATAGGTTTTGGGGGGCGGAAATATGGTGAGAGGTATGTTTAGAGGTCTATAATATTATGGGGCTCTTGGAGCGGGGAGTGACTatttgtatgtacagaaGGATTTGGCAATCCGGCAGCTATATGCGGAGTATTGATACCAAAAGTAGACACTAAATATAACCGAGGTTGGACGGCTGCGGTTGGCTTATGAGTCTAAAGTTTTAACCACTATTTGGGCATACTTGCTGGTCTCCACAAATTGCACAATATGAATTTTTAGTGGTTCGAATTGGAAGCTTGATGGATGCATTTCCTGGACTATATCTTGAGGCAAATCGGTGTCCTGTTTCTCGTTAGTTTGTTGGCCTACTCGAATACGTCTACGTCTCCGGGGTATATATTCTTCTACAGATTAAAGC
This window harbors:
- a CDS encoding thioesterase family protein; the protein is MPVRAPARKLDEFEDLVFHYSNGMNMKDDEERWDIDSTAADLRFESATQGPPARVSFLLNVTPKMCNYVGTLHGGCAATLIDILSTTLLLGLSKPGYFSLGGVSRNLRVTYLRPLPKGLEIRLVCEVIHTGKRLALLRAEIQRADDGSVCVVGEHEKANTDPEGGGRI
- a CDS encoding mitochondrial 54S ribosomal protein uL29m (50S ribosomal protein L4), producing MHRQSVARLARQCGGLPLAELPPPYLAPSLHFSRIQCSNFSSTAVAAGHGRDLSKSRGVSAIHRTGPKFKLGVSKYPLPKPVSPESLDKRHPTPDHGLWGFFPPDHQALSTPKYDHAHGRSWSIQELREKSWEDLHALWWVCVKERNRIATSQLERQRLKAGYGEWELDNRDRTIRVTQKSIKHVLRERWYAWEDAQKLYNSGYRPQEEGAEEASSTA
- a CDS encoding rab proteins geranylgeranyltransferase component A (rab GDP-dissociation inhibitor); this encodes MDEIAPEYDVVVLGTGLTECVLSGVLSVKGNKVLHIDRNDHYGGEAASVNIETLFKKYGNVRPGEEPWKKYGRVNDWNIDLVPKLLMANGELTNILVSTDVTRYLEFKQIAGSYVQQGKSPKATVAKVPSDANEALRSSLMGMFEKRRAKKFLEWVGEFKEDDPSTHQGLNIAQCTMKEVYDKFSLEENTRDFIGHSMALYQSDDYIGKSGMAADAINRIRLYVNSMARYGKSPYIYPLYGLGELPQGFARLSAIYGGTYMLNTNIDEVLYENGKVSGIKATMKDRDDSGETMSFTTKTKKILADPSYFPSKAKVTGYLLKAICILKHPIDKTDGSDSLQLIIPQSQVGRKHDIYIAMVSSAHNVCPKGYYIAIVSTIAESDANHHIELEPGFERLGEIEEKFFGPPIPLYEPLESGENDNIFISKSYDATSHFETTTADVRDIYRRATGEELVVEGLREDQRLAQE